From Candidatus Wallbacteria bacterium, the proteins below share one genomic window:
- a CDS encoding SUMF1/EgtB/PvdO family nonheme iron enzyme, with the protein MITSAFAGVTVSGSTSGLSGVRVTLWRSSVIIQEVNSNASGTYSFTNVDPGDYTVTVYKGGYWPGSTQATVSNRNLSGLDFTIMSLPSFKLSTLHMDVYGKAEIDHDGDGTLEAVIPGDVISAKSARNVLCGLYVVEVFNKYGVLSILGDDPGTSEEVEGCSEGENISLFINGIHASGSINFTNLGTAELNITAAAGVTRTIPLKSGWNLISLGLTPFSDSIEAIFAGINNLKYVMGFFRNPEDEGQEGFRTFMNLPSMKSFSNLTTMDPYHGYWVYMTGDDILQLSGSRIRSDYSRNINQGWNLVGYWLDSSNALPTYQSQTGTTIDSIFGSTAVSGEVKYIMGFYRFPHDGEMEGFHTFMNTDVIDFSTLKELYPNLGFWMYMQNQGLLRYTSTIVDIYAPNNVSASDGIYSDRVRVTWNAVSGTYGYQVFRSGSAVGTYSAISSNWPSTTFDDFAVLGGIQYYYKIKAFDDSGESSLLSECDAGYAALSGSNNLPVIESIEVSGISGEISVNYMLFDPDGDTCSVMLFYSLDDGFTYTASVQINGATSNCLPGTRTLTWNSDNDFADLQTRVRVKLLPNDGTTDGRAGESGMFTVDNRPLEEPVPLGVITLALTGETVMDFVWIAAGSFTMGSPDSVENWSSDEGPQHAVDITQGFYLGKYEVTQRQWQEVTGNNPSYFSGYPNRAVEEVTWNDCQAFITALNSKNIGTFRLPTEAEWEYACRAGSTTPYYWGPSMDGSYCWYWDNSNSQTHDVGLMLPNAWGLFDMSGNVWEWCNDWYDAAYYNISPAIDPPGPSTGSRHVIRGGSWGGGGIRICRSTFRYSDYPTGRAGDMGLRLVVSQDAAQHQSTSETITLTSISLTPSSISVNTNCSYNLNNVIVTAHYSNSSTAEITGETWSKTSGVGSASGSTYYAGSTPGSAVLTASYTESGLNKTIDLSVLVVSQYQLTSISITPTMIYMNPGSNYDLTTIMVIAEYSNGSSREVTEEVWYTTKVPGGTVENNVYTALDYIGSIVALRASYIEGDVTKTADLTVTVVKALSSISINPASITVYANGTYDLSNVTVTAHYSDSSTASLSGSTWSKTSGVGSVSSNTYYAGSNTGTAVLTCSYTEEGITKIADLSLSVVKTISSISINPSSVTVYTNCSYDLSNLSVTAHYSDSTTASVTSVTWSRTSGFGNLSGNMYSAGSNTGSAVLTCTYTEGGVTKTADFSIVVVVCPLTSITLKPSSINVTTGSAYNLSGIQVFATYANGSSREITDETWCISSGNGSISGSIYTAPIDTGNVILAANYTENGVIKTASLNVAVWITPNPGACITVPLTGEVTMKFIWIPSGSFAMGSPEEEPYRNINEGPQHTVNISQGFWLGKYEVTQAQWQAITGRNPSGFQGANYPNSSNRPVEYVSWNVCQSFIATLNNKGYGTFRLPTEAEWEYACRAGTSTAHYWGSSVDGNYMWYPANSGSQTHDVGLKFPNAWGLCDMNGNVWEWCQDLSANIWELGQNGSGDYSNSTVTDPQGPTTGPSRVHRGGSWYPSDPYCRSALRHAMPPDHSYSDLGLRILAVTLNQMPEFVPLTSISISPAFATVSTNGTYNLSNVSVTAYYSDNSTNAVNNLTWIRTSGVGSVSSSTYNAGTSVGTAVLTCSFTEGGVTKTADFTVTVIKTLSSISLAPSSISVNTNGSYNLNNVILTAHYSDSTTAEITGETWSKTSGVGSMSGSTYNAGTSLGSAVLTCSYTENGITKTADFSVTVVKTLSSISISPSSVNLYTSSSYDLSNVVVTAHYSDSTTANVNNATWSRTSGVGSINGRTYSAGSNTGSSVLTCSYTEGGITKTADFSVTVVVCPLTSITLKPSSICVTTGSTYNLSGIQLLATYANGNSKEVNGETWSVKGYVYTTSVPGTIEGSLYTSPPDNGSVVLTASYTENEVTKTVDLVISVVTMTSIALTPTTIYLNIGSSFNLADIKVFANFSDGSSKEVTSEIWSRSSGNGSISGNNFIANTDPGSVVLTARYSEGGVTKTTDFHVSVGTMIFITLKPTLIYLDTGHFYDLSNIKVFADYSDGSSREVTGEIWSKSSGGGSISGSIYTATVDTGSVILKTNYTENGVTKTAYLNVAVWVSPTPGTSKTVTLTGEVTMKFNWIPAGSFTMGSPDSEPNRSINEGPQHTVNITQGFWLGKYEVTQGQWQAIMGNNPSGFKGDQRPVEIGWNDCQPFISKLNNMDISTFILPTEAEWEYACRAGSTTAYYWGDNADGNYMWYNGNSNSQTHDVGLKLPNSWGLFDMSGNVWERCQDRCPYSTLHGQRWIDYSSSTAVDPQGPTTGESRIHRGGSWYQGINCSRSASRDSEPPDCGYTDVGIRLACVQNSLSNITLSPSSMVLPTGSVYDLNNIKITAVYMGNYTVEVCGTWKVKSGIGTVYGNTYTAGPNAGYAILTCSYADNGVTRTAEMNVTLSGLSLCITSLVVMTGSTYNLNSIKDIVIYPDCSTEEVTGTWIVKSGVGTVNGTTYTAGLDAGSAVLMCSYIDGEVTKTAELGISVRECKTLTLTGEVTMDFVWIPAGNFTMGSPNSEPYRSYEEGPQHTVNITHGFWMGKYEVTQAQWQAVMGSNPSGFSGNPNRPVERVTWSNCQSFITALNGKGIGTFRLPTEAEWEFACRAGSTTLYYWGESVDGNYMWYYDNSSSQTHDVGLKLPNPWGLFDMSGNVWEWCSDWFGSYSSSIADDPTGPTTGSSLVLRGGSWYNHDYFVYCRSATRNSLSNSYCDSSDGVRLVVNPITQTKTLSSINIGPSSVNVVTSGTYNLSDVTVTAHYSDSSTVSVTNVTWSKTSGVGSVSDSTYSASSNTGSAVLTCTYTEGGITKTADFAVTVVKTLSTISINPSTINVYTNGSYDLSNVVVTTHYSDSSTTEVTGETWSKISGIGSISESTYNAGSMAGSAVLTCSYTENEVTRTSELSITVFKQLSGITINLSTRLLGPNAAYVLNCIKVTAAYSDSSTAEVTGTWSVKSGGGTVNGSTYTASSSAGSAVLTASYTENGVTKTVDLSVTVNGETHPTGEIKTITLPTDVTMDFIWVPAGNFAMGSPESEPDRVSDEGPQHTVNITQGYYLGKYEVTQAQWQAITGSNPSWFQEYNGYLNTGNRPVEQVSWDDCQTFITTLNSLSLGTFRLPSEAEWEYACRAGSLNSYYWGDTVDVNYLWDSSNCNSQTHDVGLKLPNAWGLYDMSGNVCEWCQDWHSSSYYSSSPTDDPQGPLSEYYRILRGGSWYYGYFGYLCRSAYRDRDYSDHKPMDNGLRLILSP; encoded by the coding sequence TTGATTACTTCAGCATTTGCGGGAGTGACTGTTTCAGGTTCGACCTCTGGTCTTTCAGGAGTCAGGGTTACGCTATGGCGATCGAGTGTGATCATACAGGAAGTCAATTCCAATGCCAGCGGAACATACAGCTTCACTAATGTTGACCCAGGAGATTACACGGTTACAGTCTACAAAGGAGGCTATTGGCCAGGGTCCACCCAGGCTACAGTAAGCAATAGAAATCTCAGCGGCCTGGACTTCACGATTATGTCCCTGCCTTCATTTAAGTTGTCCACTCTCCATATGGATGTATATGGTAAAGCGGAAATCGACCACGACGGTGATGGTACTCTGGAAGCCGTGATTCCAGGGGACGTAATTAGTGCCAAAAGTGCTCGGAATGTGTTATGTGGTCTCTATGTTGTGGAAGTGTTTAATAAATATGGCGTGCTTTCAATTCTGGGCGATGATCCCGGAACATCTGAGGAGGTAGAAGGATGCAGCGAAGGGGAAAATATTTCCTTGTTCATCAATGGAATCCATGCCTCAGGAAGCATCAATTTCACTAATCTCGGTACTGCAGAATTGAACATCACAGCAGCTGCAGGTGTGACTAGAACAATTCCGCTCAAATCAGGATGGAACTTAATAAGTCTTGGGCTGACACCTTTTTCTGATTCAATTGAAGCAATTTTTGCTGGAATCAATAACCTAAAATATGTAATGGGCTTTTTCCGCAACCCAGAAGACGAAGGACAGGAGGGATTCCGAACTTTCATGAACCTTCCCTCAATGAAATCGTTCAGCAATCTTACAACCATGGACCCTTATCATGGATACTGGGTGTACATGACAGGCGATGATATTTTACAGTTGAGCGGCTCTAGAATCAGGAGCGATTATTCCAGAAACATAAATCAGGGTTGGAATCTGGTGGGTTACTGGCTTGATTCTTCCAATGCTCTTCCCACATACCAGAGCCAGACAGGTACTACCATTGATTCGATTTTCGGAAGTACCGCAGTTAGCGGAGAAGTGAAATATATAATGGGCTTTTACCGTTTCCCTCATGATGGAGAAATGGAAGGATTTCATACATTCATGAACACGGATGTTATTGATTTCAGCACACTGAAAGAGCTGTACCCCAACCTAGGGTTCTGGATGTACATGCAGAACCAGGGTTTGCTTAGGTATACATCCACAATAGTGGATATATATGCTCCAAACAACGTTAGCGCCAGTGACGGCATCTATTCAGACAGGGTGAGGGTCACCTGGAATGCTGTCAGCGGAACTTATGGGTATCAAGTTTTTCGTTCAGGCTCTGCAGTCGGCACATATTCAGCAATTTCCAGTAACTGGCCGTCAACGACTTTTGACGATTTTGCTGTACTTGGAGGTATTCAATATTACTATAAGATCAAAGCATTCGATGATTCTGGAGAATCGAGCCTGCTCAGCGAATGTGATGCAGGTTATGCTGCCTTGTCAGGCTCTAACAACCTCCCTGTGATCGAGAGTATAGAAGTATCAGGAATTTCTGGTGAAATCAGTGTGAATTACATGCTGTTTGATCCTGACGGGGATACCTGCAGTGTGATGCTCTTCTATTCGCTCGACGACGGTTTCACTTACACAGCCTCAGTACAAATCAATGGAGCGACAAGTAACTGCTTGCCAGGCACCAGGACTCTTACATGGAATTCTGACAACGATTTTGCTGATCTCCAGACCAGAGTGAGGGTGAAACTTCTGCCGAATGACGGCACCACTGACGGTAGGGCTGGAGAATCAGGGATGTTTACAGTGGATAATAGGCCTTTGGAAGAGCCTGTACCATTGGGGGTCATTACATTAGCTTTGACCGGCGAGACAGTTATGGATTTTGTATGGATAGCTGCAGGAAGTTTCACAATGGGCAGCCCAGACTCAGTGGAAAACTGGAGCAGTGATGAGGGACCACAACACGCTGTGGATATTACCCAGGGATTTTATCTTGGCAAGTACGAAGTGACTCAGCGTCAGTGGCAGGAAGTGACGGGTAATAATCCAAGTTACTTTTCAGGTTATCCAAACCGGGCTGTTGAAGAGGTTACCTGGAATGATTGTCAGGCTTTCATTACAGCGCTGAACAGCAAAAACATCGGTACTTTCAGATTACCAACAGAAGCTGAGTGGGAATACGCTTGCAGAGCAGGAAGCACTACTCCATATTACTGGGGACCCTCCATGGACGGAAGTTATTGCTGGTATTGGGACAACAGTAATTCACAAACCCATGATGTAGGCCTAATGTTGCCTAACGCCTGGGGTTTATTTGACATGAGTGGAAATGTCTGGGAGTGGTGCAATGATTGGTATGATGCAGCTTACTATAATATCTCTCCTGCCATTGATCCGCCCGGGCCATCAACAGGCTCACGCCATGTGATACGAGGTGGCAGCTGGGGTGGCGGTGGTATCCGCATCTGCAGATCGACATTTCGTTACAGCGATTATCCCACTGGACGCGCCGGTGACATGGGCTTAAGGCTGGTCGTCAGCCAAGATGCTGCACAACACCAATCTACTTCAGAAACAATAACTCTCACCAGCATCAGCTTGACCCCATCGTCCATTTCTGTGAACACCAATTGTTCATACAACCTTAACAATGTGATTGTAACAGCGCATTATTCAAATTCCTCGACAGCAGAAATCACGGGTGAAACCTGGAGCAAAACCAGTGGAGTAGGCAGTGCGAGTGGGAGCACTTATTATGCGGGCAGCACGCCAGGCAGTGCAGTGCTGACGGCAAGTTACACTGAAAGTGGATTGAATAAGACCATAGATCTTTCTGTCTTGGTTGTAAGTCAATATCAACTTACTTCCATTTCCATCACACCAACCATGATCTATATGAATCCCGGCAGTAATTATGACTTGACCACTATCATGGTAATCGCCGAATACTCAAATGGAAGCAGCAGAGAAGTTACAGAAGAAGTCTGGTATACAACAAAAGTGCCAGGAGGTACTGTCGAAAATAATGTGTATACCGCTCTAGATTATATTGGAAGCATTGTCGCATTAAGAGCGAGTTACATCGAAGGAGATGTGACCAAGACTGCAGATTTAACTGTTACTGTGGTCAAGGCTCTTTCCAGTATCAGCATAAATCCAGCTTCTATTACTGTATACGCAAACGGTACATATGACTTGAGTAATGTGACTGTTACAGCCCATTATTCAGACAGTAGCACAGCTAGTTTAAGTGGATCTACCTGGAGCAAAACCAGTGGAGTGGGTAGCGTAAGTAGCAACACATACTACGCTGGTTCTAATACGGGTACCGCAGTGCTGACATGCAGCTACACTGAAGAGGGAATTACCAAGATTGCAGACCTCTCGCTGTCAGTTGTCAAAACCATTTCCAGCATCAGCATAAATCCTTCGTCTGTCACTGTATACACAAACTGCTCATACGACTTAAGCAATTTATCCGTGACAGCGCATTATTCTGACTCCACGACAGCCAGTGTCACAAGTGTAACCTGGAGCAGAACTAGCGGATTTGGTAATTTGAGTGGTAACATGTACAGCGCTGGTTCCAATACAGGCAGTGCAGTATTGACTTGCACTTATACCGAAGGTGGAGTTACCAAGACTGCAGATTTTTCAATAGTAGTGGTGGTTTGTCCTCTGACCTCCATTACTCTCAAGCCATCCTCGATCAATGTTACCACGGGTAGTGCTTATAATCTGTCTGGCATCCAAGTGTTTGCGACTTATGCAAATGGTAGCAGCAGAGAAATCACAGATGAAACATGGTGTATAAGCTCAGGCAATGGATCAATTTCGGGTAGTATTTATACTGCTCCCATTGATACCGGGAATGTTATTTTGGCAGCCAATTATACTGAAAATGGAGTGATTAAAACCGCATCTCTTAATGTAGCTGTCTGGATTACCCCCAATCCAGGCGCGTGTATTACAGTACCTCTAACGGGGGAAGTGACAATGAAATTCATCTGGATTCCATCTGGAAGTTTTGCCATGGGTAGCCCTGAAGAAGAACCATACAGAAATATCAACGAAGGGCCGCAGCATACTGTGAACATCTCGCAAGGCTTCTGGTTGGGGAAGTACGAAGTTACTCAAGCTCAATGGCAAGCAATTACCGGCAGAAATCCCAGTGGGTTTCAGGGGGCAAACTACCCAAATTCAAGTAATCGGCCAGTAGAATATGTATCCTGGAACGTATGCCAATCATTCATTGCAACGCTGAACAACAAAGGCTATGGAACCTTTAGGTTGCCTACTGAAGCGGAATGGGAATACGCCTGCAGAGCAGGGACATCGACAGCACATTACTGGGGAAGCAGTGTTGATGGGAATTACATGTGGTATCCCGCTAACAGTGGTTCACAAACCCATGATGTTGGTTTGAAGTTTCCCAACGCATGGGGTCTATGCGATATGAACGGTAATGTCTGGGAGTGGTGTCAAGATCTAAGCGCAAATATTTGGGAATTGGGTCAAAACGGATCTGGTGATTATTCAAACTCCACGGTGACAGATCCACAAGGCCCAACAACTGGCCCATCACGTGTTCATCGGGGCGGCAGTTGGTACCCTAGCGACCCTTATTGCCGATCAGCACTTCGACACGCCATGCCTCCTGATCATTCCTACTCAGATCTTGGCTTGCGAATCCTTGCAGTAACGCTGAACCAGATGCCTGAGTTCGTCCCTCTTACCAGCATCAGCATAAGTCCGGCCTTTGCAACTGTGAGCACCAATGGCACGTATAATTTATCCAATGTCTCAGTTACAGCATACTATTCGGACAACAGTACAAACGCAGTAAATAACCTAACTTGGATCAGAACTAGTGGTGTGGGAAGTGTAAGTAGTAGCACATACAACGCGGGAACAAGCGTTGGCACTGCTGTGTTAACTTGCAGCTTTACTGAAGGTGGAGTCACAAAGACTGCAGATTTCACAGTGACAGTGATAAAAACTCTTTCCAGCATCAGTTTGGCTCCTTCATCCATTTCCGTGAACACCAATGGTTCATACAACCTTAACAATGTGATTTTAACAGCGCATTATTCAGATTCCACGACAGCAGAAATCACGGGTGAAACCTGGAGCAAAACCAGTGGAGTAGGCAGTATGAGTGGGAGCACTTACAATGCCGGAACAAGCTTAGGCAGCGCTGTGTTGACATGCAGCTATACAGAAAATGGGATTACCAAGACTGCGGATTTCTCAGTGACTGTAGTTAAGACTCTTTCAAGCATCAGTATTAGCCCTTCTTCTGTCAATTTATACACAAGCAGTTCGTATGATTTGAGCAATGTGGTCGTGACGGCACATTATTCGGACTCCACAACAGCCAATGTCAACAATGCAACCTGGAGCAGAACCAGTGGAGTGGGTAGCATAAATGGGAGAACCTATAGCGCTGGTTCCAATACAGGTAGCTCAGTGCTGACATGCAGCTACACTGAAGGTGGAATTACCAAGACTGCTGATTTCTCAGTAACAGTGGTGGTTTGTCCTCTTACTTCTATTACTCTCAAGCCATCCTCAATCTGTGTGACAACAGGCAGCACTTATAATCTGTCTGGCATCCAATTGCTTGCGACATACGCGAACGGGAACAGCAAAGAAGTCAATGGTGAAACATGGAGTGTAAAAGGGTATGTATATACAACCTCTGTACCTGGCACAATCGAAGGTAGTCTTTATACTTCTCCACCTGATAATGGTAGTGTAGTATTAACAGCAAGTTACACTGAAAATGAAGTAACTAAAACTGTCGATCTCGTGATTTCAGTTGTAACTATGACTTCCATTGCTCTTACACCTACCACGATTTATCTGAACATAGGCAGTTCTTTTAATTTAGCTGACATCAAAGTATTTGCAAATTTCTCGGATGGAAGTAGCAAAGAGGTTACGAGTGAAATTTGGAGTAGAAGTTCAGGCAACGGCTCAATATCAGGAAACAATTTCATAGCAAATACTGACCCAGGAAGTGTTGTGTTGACTGCAAGGTACTCAGAAGGTGGAGTGACTAAAACTACTGATTTCCACGTATCAGTAGGGACGATGATTTTTATTACACTCAAACCAACTTTAATCTATTTGGACACTGGACATTTCTATGATTTGTCTAACATCAAGGTGTTTGCGGATTATTCAGATGGAAGTAGCAGAGAAGTCACAGGTGAAATCTGGAGTAAAAGTTCAGGTGGCGGCTCAATCTCTGGCAGCATCTATACTGCTACAGTAGATACAGGCAGTGTTATTTTGAAAACCAATTATACAGAAAATGGAGTGACTAAAACTGCATATCTTAATGTTGCTGTGTGGGTCAGCCCCACTCCAGGTACAAGTAAAACTGTGACTTTGACTGGCGAAGTGACCATGAAATTCAACTGGATTCCTGCCGGAAGCTTCACAATGGGCAGTCCGGATTCAGAACCAAACAGAAGTATTAATGAAGGCCCTCAGCACACTGTTAATATCACACAAGGCTTCTGGTTGGGAAAATATGAAGTCACCCAAGGTCAGTGGCAGGCTATAATGGGAAATAACCCAAGTGGTTTTAAGGGTGACCAGAGACCAGTGGAGATTGGTTGGAATGACTGCCAGCCCTTTATTTCTAAACTTAATAATATGGATATCAGCACCTTCATCCTACCGACTGAAGCAGAATGGGAGTATGCTTGCAGAGCTGGGAGTACCACAGCTTATTATTGGGGGGATAATGCTGATGGAAATTACATGTGGTACAACGGAAACAGCAATTCCCAGACCCATGATGTAGGTTTAAAGCTACCTAATTCTTGGGGTCTATTTGATATGAGCGGAAATGTCTGGGAAAGATGCCAGGACAGATGCCCGTATAGTACGTTACATGGACAAAGATGGATAGACTATTCAAGTTCAACTGCTGTTGACCCACAAGGACCAACTACAGGTGAATCTCGGATACATCGCGGAGGCAGCTGGTACCAAGGAATAAACTGTTCACGGTCAGCTAGCCGCGATTCCGAACCACCAGACTGTGGCTACACGGATGTAGGCATACGTTTAGCATGTGTTCAGAACTCCTTGTCTAACATAACTCTCAGCCCATCTTCAATGGTTTTACCGACTGGTTCGGTATATGACTTGAACAATATCAAGATTACTGCAGTATACATGGGTAACTACACAGTAGAAGTCTGCGGTACATGGAAAGTGAAATCAGGGATAGGCACTGTATATGGGAACACTTATACCGCTGGTCCCAATGCAGGTTATGCGATACTGACTTGCAGTTACGCCGATAATGGAGTGACTCGAACTGCAGAAATGAATGTTACTCTATCTGGCCTTTCTCTCTGTATAACTTCATTAGTAGTAATGACCGGGTCAACTTATAACCTAAACAGTATAAAAGATATAGTGATTTATCCGGACTGCAGCACAGAGGAAGTGACTGGGACATGGATCGTGAAATCCGGAGTAGGAACTGTGAATGGAACCACATACACCGCAGGTCTAGATGCAGGTTCAGCAGTTTTAATGTGCTCTTACATTGATGGTGAAGTTACTAAAACTGCTGAACTTGGTATATCTGTACGGGAATGTAAAACATTAACCCTGACCGGTGAAGTGACAATGGATTTTGTCTGGATTCCTGCAGGTAACTTTACGATGGGTAGCCCAAATTCCGAACCGTACAGGAGTTATGAAGAAGGTCCGCAGCACACGGTAAACATCACCCATGGGTTTTGGATGGGTAAGTATGAAGTTACTCAAGCGCAGTGGCAGGCAGTAATGGGTAGTAATCCTAGTGGTTTTTCCGGCAATCCCAATCGCCCTGTTGAGAGAGTAACCTGGAGCAATTGCCAGTCATTTATTACGGCATTGAATGGAAAGGGGATTGGCACATTCAGACTTCCGACAGAAGCGGAATGGGAATTCGCTTGTCGTGCAGGGAGCACAACATTATATTATTGGGGAGAAAGTGTTGATGGGAATTACATGTGGTATTATGACAATAGCAGCTCCCAGACTCATGATGTAGGTTTAAAGCTCCCAAACCCTTGGGGTCTATTTGACATGAGCGGGAATGTATGGGAATGGTGCAGCGACTGGTTTGGATCATATTCAAGTTCTATTGCGGATGATCCGACGGGTCCAACTACCGGTTCAAGCTTAGTATTGCGTGGCGGCTCGTGGTACAACCATGACTATTTCGTTTACTGTCGCTCTGCGACTCGTAATAGTCTTAGTAACAGTTATTGTGACAGTAGCGACGGGGTGCGGCTAGTCGTCAACCCGATTACTCAAACCAAGACTCTTTCCAGCATCAACATAGGCCCTTCTTCGGTCAATGTAGTTACGAGTGGCACTTACAACTTATCAGATGTCACAGTTACAGCCCATTATTCGGACTCCTCAACTGTTAGTGTTACCAATGTAACCTGGAGCAAAACCAGCGGAGTTGGCAGTGTAAGTGACAGTACCTATAGCGCTAGTTCCAATACAGGCAGTGCTGTATTGACTTGCACCTATACAGAAGGTGGCATTACCAAGACTGCTGATTTTGCAGTAACTGTAGTAAAAACCCTATCTACCATCAGTATTAATCCTTCTACCATCAACGTATATACAAACGGTTCATATGATTTGAGCAATGTAGTCGTGACTACACATTATTCGGATTCCTCGACAACAGAAGTTACAGGGGAAACCTGGAGCAAAATCAGCGGAATTGGCAGCATAAGCGAGAGCACTTACAACGCTGGCAGCATGGCAGGCAGCGCAGTACTGACTTGCAGCTACACTGAAAATGAAGTGACCAGAACTTCTGAATTGAGCATCACTGTATTCAAACAACTGTCCGGCATAACTATCAATTTATCTACAAGGTTGTTAGGACCTAATGCTGCATATGTCTTGAATTGCATCAAGGTTACTGCTGCATACTCTGACAGCAGCACAGCGGAAGTCACTGGAACGTGGAGCGTTAAATCCGGGGGAGGAACTGTGAATGGGAGCACTTATACTGCGAGTTCCAGTGCGGGCAGTGCAGTGTTGACTGCTAGTTACACAGAAAATGGAGTGACGAAGACAGTAGACCTGAGCGTAACTGTGAATGGCGAAACGCATCCGACAGGTGAAATCAAGACAATCACCCTGCCCACCGATGTAACCATGGATTTCATTTGGGTACCAGCGGGTAACTTCGCTATGGGCAGTCCAGAATCTGAACCTGACCGCGTTTCAGATGAAGGACCGCAACACACTGTGAACATTACTCAGGGTTATTACCTCGGCAAATATGAAGTTACTCAAGCA